A DNA window from Haliovirga abyssi contains the following coding sequences:
- a CDS encoding GTP-binding protein, with protein MNLITISGPPSSGKTAIITKLIKSFKDRKLNVGVAKFDCLYTDDDLIYKKLGIPVLKGLSGSLCPDHYFVSNIEEVVEWGVKNSLDVLITESAGLCNRCSPYIKDVKAVCVIDNLSGVNTPKKIGPMLTMADIVVITKGDIVSQAEREVFSSGVAMVNPRATIMNVNGLTGQGAYELSTLIYENDQHTDSVKGLKLRFSMPSATCSYCLGETRIGAEHQLGNVKKIEAGDLK; from the coding sequence ATGAATTTAATAACTATATCAGGGCCTCCTTCATCGGGGAAAACTGCAATAATAACAAAATTAATAAAATCGTTTAAAGATAGAAAATTAAATGTAGGAGTTGCAAAATTTGATTGTTTATATACAGATGATGATTTGATTTATAAAAAATTAGGGATACCAGTATTAAAAGGATTATCTGGTTCATTATGTCCTGATCATTATTTTGTAAGCAATATTGAAGAAGTAGTAGAATGGGGAGTAAAAAATAGCTTAGATGTATTAATAACAGAAAGTGCGGGATTATGTAATAGATGTTCGCCTTATATTAAAGATGTAAAAGCAGTATGTGTCATAGATAATTTGAGTGGAGTAAATACGCCAAAAAAAATAGGGCCTATGCTTACAATGGCAGATATAGTAGTAATAACAAAAGGGGATATAGTATCACAAGCAGAAAGAGAAGTTTTTTCTTCTGGAGTAGCAATGGTAAATCCAAGAGCTACAATAATGAATGTAAATGGATTAACAGGTCAAGGAGCGTATGAATTAAGCACTTTGATATATGAAAATGACCAACATACAGATAGCGTAAAAGGGCTGAAATTAAGATTTTCTATGCCATCAGCTACTTGTTCATATTGTCTTGGAGAAACAAGAATTGGAGCAGAACATCAATTAGGAAATGTAAAAAAAATAGAAGCAGGTGATTTGAAATGA
- a CDS encoding outer membrane lipoprotein-sorting protein, giving the protein MNRKNVIKNLIIMIALLAIFNLGYGMTGDEILKKVDENITPNSIKYNGEMIIFKRGRKYTKKMKIYGKGTEKSFVEFTYPSRDKGTKYLRIGDNMWMYLPKANRTVKISGHMLRQSMMGSDFSYEDQTNRNKLYDIYNSKVKEETKDFYLLELVVKKGVETSYYKRLIWIGKTNFNLIKEEMYAVSGKLLKAMTVLKNDIIDGKYYPSDIKMEDKIKKNSYTEIIMKDIELDVNIKDSMFTLRALERK; this is encoded by the coding sequence ATGAATAGAAAAAATGTGATAAAGAATTTAATTATTATGATTGCTTTGTTAGCAATTTTTAATTTAGGGTATGGAATGACAGGAGATGAGATATTAAAAAAAGTGGATGAAAATATAACTCCAAATAGTATAAAATATAACGGTGAGATGATAATTTTTAAAAGAGGAAGAAAATATACAAAAAAAATGAAAATTTATGGAAAAGGAACAGAAAAATCATTTGTAGAATTTACATATCCTTCAAGAGATAAAGGGACTAAGTATTTAAGAATAGGAGATAATATGTGGATGTATTTACCAAAAGCTAATAGAACTGTAAAAATTTCAGGGCATATGCTTAGACAAAGTATGATGGGAAGTGATTTTTCATATGAAGATCAAACAAATAGAAATAAGTTGTATGATATATATAATTCTAAAGTAAAAGAAGAAACAAAAGATTTTTATCTATTAGAATTAGTTGTAAAAAAAGGAGTAGAAACAAGTTATTACAAAAGATTAATTTGGATAGGAAAAACAAATTTTAATTTAATCAAAGAAGAGATGTATGCTGTTTCTGGAAAATTATTAAAAGCTATGACAGTTTTAAAAAATGATATAATAGATGGAAAATATTATCCTTCAGATATAAAAATGGAAGATAAAATAAAGAAAAATTCATATACTGAAATAATTATGAAAGATATAGAGTTAGATGTTAATATAAAAGATAGTATGTTTACATTAAGAGCCTTAGAAAGAAAATAA
- a CDS encoding ABC transporter permease, whose product MIVKMAYRNVFRHKIRTGLTLVTIIFGILIAILGAGLNDGLKKQLIDTYVKTDIATNKIYLKGFYEDKDNNNPLDFMIKDEKKLDKILKGSIYTKRIKFSGKIIKDDLDMPAMFLGVYPNEEKKVFKREKYMLKGNFFKNKNGVVIGSELANNLKLKVGDGITITARTVENSLNADDLIISGIIKTGNPLLDSRLIFLNIDYVKKFIITNGINDIAVLGDIANKDKLKDINCEAVNWKDEVKDVILITQIRGKAFNIVSFILLAMAGITIANTMVMVTMERKQEIGIMMANGMSKSKILKLFIFEGAFVGVIGSFLGVFIGSLVTIHYQKVGIPINAGDSGIDLPLSDKIFMQLEFSKVIGYFILGFVISVVAAFYPAYKATKFNPVEAVNGN is encoded by the coding sequence ATGATAGTTAAAATGGCATATAGAAATGTTTTTAGGCATAAAATAAGAACAGGACTTACATTGGTAACAATAATTTTTGGGATATTAATTGCAATATTAGGAGCAGGATTAAATGATGGATTAAAAAAACAGTTAATAGATACATATGTAAAAACGGATATTGCAACAAATAAAATTTATCTTAAAGGATTTTATGAGGATAAAGATAATAATAATCCATTAGATTTTATGATAAAAGATGAAAAAAAATTGGATAAAATTCTAAAAGGTTCTATTTACACAAAAAGAATAAAATTTTCTGGAAAAATTATAAAAGATGATTTAGATATGCCTGCAATGTTTTTAGGGGTATATCCCAATGAAGAAAAAAAAGTATTTAAAAGAGAAAAATATATGCTAAAAGGTAATTTTTTTAAGAATAAAAATGGAGTGGTAATAGGAAGTGAATTAGCAAATAATTTAAAATTAAAAGTAGGAGATGGAATAACCATAACGGCAAGAACTGTAGAAAATAGTTTAAATGCAGATGATTTGATTATTAGCGGAATTATAAAAACAGGAAATCCTCTGTTAGACAGTAGATTAATATTTTTGAATATTGATTATGTGAAAAAATTTATAATAACTAATGGGATAAATGATATAGCTGTTTTAGGAGATATAGCAAACAAAGATAAATTAAAAGATATTAATTGTGAGGCAGTTAATTGGAAAGATGAAGTGAAAGATGTAATATTAATAACTCAAATAAGAGGAAAAGCATTTAATATAGTAAGTTTTATTTTGCTCGCTATGGCAGGGATTACAATAGCTAATACAATGGTTATGGTTACAATGGAGAGGAAACAAGAGATCGGAATTATGATGGCAAATGGAATGAGTAAATCTAAAATTTTAAAATTATTTATTTTTGAAGGAGCGTTTGTAGGAGTTATAGGAAGTTTTTTAGGAGTTTTTATAGGAAGTTTAGTAACAATACATTATCAGAAAGTTGGAATACCAATAAATGCAGGGGATTCAGGGATAGATTTACCTTTATCTGATAAAATATTTATGCAATTAGAATTTTCAAAAGTTATAGGATATTTTATATTAGGATTTGTAATATCAGTTGTAGCAGCATTTTATCCAGCGTATAAAGCTACAAAATTTAATCCAGTAGAAGCGGTAAATGGAAATTAA
- a CDS encoding ABC transporter permease, with translation MFKIAFRNIFRNKKRSLLTAMSVVVGVAGIIVGLSWIDGTVNMMEEAGRRVTGDIRITSKDFDIKEKSLDVEASIEYRNIDKVMKNIKGIENSVPRIKFGGAMFFGDENIAGLGYGIEKKDYNIIGFDKFIYKGRFLDYSNENEIIIGKTIKDKLNLKIGDEVTLLTNTINKEMSALNYKVVGFYKMDNSKLNRSYYIRLKDAEYLLDMDGLATEYVIYLKNKKDILKKKLELKNKIVNKNLEIKGWNEIGFNRYTAGVFPIVKYVLALALAILSGVGIANTMLMVVFERKKEIGVLKALGMYRYKIFNMFVLEGVILTSIGAVLGIMLGGGISYYFSIKGIHLGNVVDRLSSDINVKSTIYMKPTLGTIYFAIVLSLIISVLATTIVTLYEVRKAPVENLR, from the coding sequence TTGTTCAAAATAGCATTTAGAAATATTTTTAGGAATAAAAAAAGAAGTTTGTTAACAGCAATGTCAGTTGTAGTTGGAGTAGCTGGAATTATAGTTGGACTTAGTTGGATAGATGGTACAGTAAATATGATGGAAGAGGCAGGAAGAAGAGTTACTGGAGATATTAGGATTACATCTAAAGATTTTGATATAAAAGAGAAATCATTAGATGTAGAAGCTTCAATTGAATATAGAAATATAGATAAAGTTATGAAAAATATAAAAGGTATAGAAAATAGTGTTCCTAGAATAAAATTTGGTGGAGCTATGTTTTTTGGAGATGAAAATATAGCAGGACTGGGATATGGTATAGAAAAAAAAGATTATAATATAATAGGGTTTGATAAATTTATTTATAAAGGAAGATTTTTAGACTATTCAAATGAGAATGAAATAATTATAGGTAAGACAATAAAGGATAAATTAAATTTAAAGATTGGAGATGAAGTTACACTTCTTACAAACACAATAAATAAAGAGATGTCAGCATTAAATTATAAAGTTGTTGGATTTTATAAAATGGATAATAGCAAGCTAAATAGAAGCTATTATATTAGATTAAAAGATGCAGAATATCTATTAGATATGGATGGATTAGCTACAGAATATGTTATATATTTGAAAAATAAAAAAGATATATTGAAAAAAAAGTTAGAATTAAAAAACAAGATAGTTAATAAAAATTTAGAAATAAAAGGTTGGAATGAGATTGGTTTTAATAGATATACAGCAGGAGTATTTCCTATTGTAAAATATGTATTAGCTTTAGCATTAGCAATATTGTCTGGAGTAGGGATAGCAAATACAATGTTAATGGTAGTATTTGAGAGAAAAAAAGAGATAGGAGTATTAAAGGCTCTTGGAATGTACAGATATAAAATATTTAATATGTTTGTACTAGAAGGAGTTATACTTACTTCAATAGGAGCAGTATTAGGAATAATGTTAGGAGGCGGAATATCTTACTATTTTTCAATAAAAGGGATACATTTAGGAAATGTAGTAGATAGACTTTCAAGTGATATAAATGTAAAAAGTACAATATATATGAAGCCAACTTTAGGAACAATATATTTTGCAATAGTTTTAAGCTTAATAATATCTGTATTAGCCACGACTATAGTTACTTTATATGAAGTAAGAAAAGCTCCAGTAGAAAATTTGAGATAA
- a CDS encoding TetR/AcrR family transcriptional regulator, with product MKINKTKEKIFKIGKNKFAENGYEKTSIESIIEEANIAKGTFYYYFKSKEQFLDDLMDYMFLNVLEGFDKIINNKNLSSKEKLFSILKRMINMKLNDSDFTKKMADAILKNQMEIIFYKFTEKYVKKLFPYLKIIVEEGVENGEFELEYIDITLEHLLHMISYSGDIKKLISDKNYRKEFVLARERILEKILGLKKGKVTVLEELLELG from the coding sequence ATGAAAATAAATAAAACAAAAGAAAAAATCTTTAAAATTGGGAAAAATAAGTTTGCGGAAAATGGTTACGAAAAGACATCTATTGAGAGTATTATAGAAGAAGCAAATATTGCAAAAGGAACATTTTATTATTATTTTAAATCAAAAGAGCAATTTTTAGATGACTTAATGGATTATATGTTTTTGAATGTTTTAGAAGGTTTTGATAAAATTATAAATAATAAAAATTTAAGTTCTAAAGAAAAACTTTTTTCTATTTTAAAAAGAATGATAAATATGAAATTAAATGATTCAGATTTTACTAAAAAAATGGCAGATGCAATATTAAAAAATCAGATGGAGATAATATTTTATAAATTTACAGAAAAATATGTAAAAAAATTATTTCCATATCTAAAAATTATTGTGGAAGAAGGAGTTGAAAACGGAGAATTTGAGCTAGAATATATAGATATTACTTTAGAACATCTTTTGCATATGATATCTTATTCTGGTGATATAAAAAAACTTATATCAGATAAAAATTATAGAAAAGAGTTTGTACTCGCACGTGAGAGAATATTAGAGAAAATTTTAGGATTGAAAAAAGGTAAAGTTACAGTATTAGAAGAATTATTGGAGTTAGGTTAG
- a CDS encoding HD-GYP domain-containing protein produces MNKKTISLKNILKKYNLLIISINIAFIIIALLFTILITNNNIKKLALNNIINSSNYILDNFDNSFSGYENSFNFSLKTAIISLKKQLNKTNNFSKKNIEKQLNKINKELDVKKNFYVSTLNYYIINPKGKIYITNYPKDLNLNIFNFKSLNMLRDLKTSDILIGKINFEVSSKRFRKFIYTKLNNGDILELGVFLDNSFIENLKSSFSNLKKNNDFITDISFYDSLGQDLFYNKNNLSNKFINKLNKKNIIINKIGFNKYEMYLSWESAYKKNVISSKYYYKINVSLASLNNKNYIIIFILIIFTIVYITIAFFINKTTYKKIAEPFSELTKSMKLFSKDRILNSQDISSNNNIEEFNFLIETYKNMADEITAGFEELAAMNDTLKESYDIVEETNEKMEQLLSVSSSLIEKAVNKDTDFLSFILHTALKLIPEADYGTVYLIKDGFVHYIDAVGHNKKLLNKIHIDQKYFQYGNSSIEIVENILDQDVSFFPKDLFEKIKLASKPIKTTLAYKFKVNDEIVGGMSIDISKNSIKHFSPSSTNIVKAIGSFSTAFFAIIKYINQKEVFRKDIVFSMINLLEIHETYMKGHSQQVADLSLKIAAKMGLDEKTLDEIYWASLVHDIGKIIIPSEILNKKSKLTDEEFEIIKKHTNYAYQVLNKSEFLGNIAKIVLHHHERIDGTGYPEGLHGNNIPLASKIIAVADAWDAMTHERSYKPALSKDKAITEIINNKNRQFDSDIADILIKIIKEKEKI; encoded by the coding sequence ATGAATAAAAAAACTATTTCATTAAAAAATATATTAAAAAAATATAACTTATTAATTATTTCTATTAATATTGCTTTTATCATTATTGCTCTTCTTTTTACTATTCTTATTACAAATAACAACATTAAAAAATTAGCGTTAAATAATATAATTAACTCCTCTAATTATATTTTAGATAATTTTGATAATAGTTTTTCTGGTTACGAAAATTCTTTTAATTTTTCATTAAAAACTGCAATTATAAGTTTAAAAAAACAATTAAATAAAACAAATAATTTTTCAAAAAAAAATATAGAAAAACAATTAAATAAAATAAATAAAGAATTAGATGTTAAAAAAAATTTTTATGTTAGTACTCTTAATTATTATATAATAAATCCTAAAGGTAAAATTTATATTACAAATTATCCAAAAGATTTAAATTTAAATATTTTTAATTTTAAATCTCTTAATATGTTAAGGGATTTAAAAACTAGTGATATCTTAATTGGGAAAATAAATTTTGAAGTATCAAGTAAAAGATTTAGAAAGTTTATTTATACAAAACTAAATAATGGAGATATTTTAGAACTAGGAGTTTTTCTAGATAATTCCTTTATTGAAAATTTAAAATCATCTTTTTCCAATTTAAAGAAAAATAATGATTTTATTACAGATATTAGTTTTTACGATTCTTTAGGACAAGATTTATTTTATAATAAAAATAATCTATCTAATAAATTTATAAATAAATTAAATAAAAAGAATATAATTATAAATAAAATTGGATTTAATAAATATGAAATGTATTTATCGTGGGAATCTGCTTATAAAAAAAATGTGATTTCTTCAAAATATTATTATAAAATTAATGTCTCATTAGCTTCACTAAATAACAAAAATTACATTATTATTTTTATATTAATTATATTTACAATTGTATATATAACTATTGCTTTTTTTATTAATAAAACAACATATAAAAAGATTGCGGAACCCTTTTCTGAATTAACTAAAAGTATGAAACTGTTTTCAAAAGATAGAATTTTAAATAGTCAAGATATTTCTTCTAACAACAATATAGAAGAATTTAATTTTTTAATTGAAACTTATAAAAATATGGCTGATGAAATTACTGCTGGATTTGAAGAATTAGCAGCAATGAATGATACATTAAAAGAATCATATGATATAGTTGAAGAAACTAATGAAAAAATGGAGCAATTATTATCTGTATCATCTAGCTTAATTGAAAAAGCTGTTAATAAAGATACTGATTTCTTATCATTTATATTACATACAGCCTTAAAACTTATTCCAGAAGCTGACTATGGAACTGTTTATTTAATAAAAGATGGTTTTGTGCATTATATAGATGCTGTTGGACATAATAAAAAATTATTAAATAAAATACATATTGATCAAAAATATTTTCAATATGGTAATTCTTCTATAGAAATAGTTGAAAATATACTTGATCAAGATGTTTCTTTTTTTCCAAAAGATTTATTTGAAAAAATTAAATTAGCTTCCAAACCAATAAAAACTACATTAGCTTATAAATTTAAAGTTAATGATGAAATTGTAGGTGGAATGTCTATTGATATTTCTAAAAATAGTATAAAACATTTTTCACCTTCATCTACAAATATTGTTAAAGCTATTGGAAGTTTTTCTACAGCATTCTTTGCTATTATAAAATATATAAATCAAAAAGAAGTATTTAGAAAAGATATTGTATTTTCCATGATCAACCTTTTAGAAATACATGAAACATATATGAAAGGGCATTCGCAGCAAGTAGCTGATTTATCCTTAAAAATAGCCGCTAAAATGGGACTCGATGAAAAAACTTTAGATGAAATTTACTGGGCATCATTAGTTCATGACATAGGTAAAATTATTATTCCAAGTGAAATTTTGAATAAAAAATCTAAACTTACAGATGAGGAATTTGAAATTATAAAAAAACATACTAATTATGCTTATCAGGTTCTTAATAAATCTGAATTTTTAGGTAATATAGCAAAAATTGTTTTACATCATCACGAAAGAATTGATGGAACAGGTTATCCAGAAGGGTTACATGGCAATAATATTCCACTTGCATCAAAAATTATAGCTGTAGCAGATGCTTGGGATGCAATGACACATGAGCGTTCTTACAAGCCTGCTTTATCGAAAGACAAAGCAATAACTGAAATAATCAATAATAAAAACAGACAATTTGATTCAGATATTGCTGATATTTTAATAAAAATTATAAAAGAAAAAGAGAAAATCTAA
- a CDS encoding tautomerase family protein has translation MPYVGNEISKEVTLEEKDILKSKIAKILKETAGKCEKYIMVSFRKSEIYLGGKQGEYAYVELKLLGNLTKDQKNEITKQMSKIYKEILGISDVYITFHELERENWGYKDKTFA, from the coding sequence ATGCCATATGTAGGAAATGAAATTTCAAAAGAGGTTACATTAGAAGAAAAAGATATATTAAAATCTAAAATCGCTAAAATTTTAAAAGAAACAGCAGGAAAATGTGAAAAGTATATAATGGTTAGTTTTAGAAAATCAGAGATATATTTGGGTGGAAAACAAGGAGAATACGCTTATGTCGAATTAAAATTATTAGGAAATCTGACAAAAGATCAGAAAAATGAAATAACTAAACAAATGAGTAAAATTTATAAAGAAATATTAGGAATATCAGATGTATATATTACATTTCATGAATTGGAAAGAGAAAATTGGGGATATAAAGATAAAACATTCGCATAG
- a CDS encoding ATP-binding cassette domain-containing protein, with amino-acid sequence MIKFDKIKKMKIDELLKKYSFMSNYFETNNFENLDYKSTLEENINKLDNEELEELGVKKDDILLKIEEYIKQMIEFLGIKEDDDVNSISIIAGTNKFGNEEKYEELKIKKGEIICIVGPTGSGKSRLLADIEWVADRDTPTNRKILINGKNPDKKWRFSSSNRLVAQLSQNMNFIMDLSVEDFLQLHAKSRLVENPKELIEKIINSANDLAGEKFERETQITDLSGGQSRALMIADTAILSKSPIVLIDEIENAGVDRKRALELLIGEEKVVLMATHDPMLALLGNKRIVINNGGIEKIIETTEEEKEILKELEVIDKRMQGLRNGLRYGENLSNI; translated from the coding sequence ATGATTAAATTTGATAAGATAAAAAAGATGAAAATAGATGAATTATTAAAAAAATATTCATTTATGAGTAACTATTTTGAAACTAATAATTTTGAAAATTTAGATTATAAATCTACACTAGAAGAAAATATTAATAAATTAGATAATGAAGAATTAGAAGAATTAGGAGTAAAAAAAGATGATATTTTATTAAAAATAGAAGAATATATTAAACAAATGATAGAATTCTTGGGAATAAAAGAAGATGACGATGTTAATTCTATCTCTATAATAGCAGGAACTAATAAATTTGGAAATGAAGAAAAATATGAAGAATTAAAAATAAAAAAAGGTGAAATTATATGTATAGTAGGACCAACAGGAAGCGGGAAAAGTAGATTATTAGCAGATATAGAATGGGTTGCAGATAGAGATACACCTACAAATAGAAAAATACTTATAAATGGAAAAAATCCAGATAAAAAATGGAGATTTTCTTCAAGTAATAGATTGGTGGCACAACTGTCTCAAAATATGAATTTTATAATGGATTTAAGTGTAGAGGATTTTTTACAGCTTCATGCCAAAAGCAGATTAGTAGAAAATCCAAAAGAATTAATAGAAAAAATAATAAATTCTGCAAATGATTTAGCTGGAGAAAAATTTGAAAGAGAAACTCAAATAACAGATTTAAGCGGTGGGCAATCAAGAGCATTAATGATTGCAGATACAGCAATTTTGAGTAAATCTCCAATAGTTTTAATAGATGAAATAGAAAATGCTGGAGTTGATAGGAAAAGAGCTCTGGAACTGTTAATTGGCGAAGAAAAAGTTGTATTAATGGCAACTCATGATCCAATGTTGGCTTTATTAGGAAATAAAAGAATTGTAATAAACAATGGTGGTATAGAAAAAATAATAGAAACAACAGAAGAGGAAAAAGAAATTTTAAAAGAATTAGAAGTTATTGATAAAAGAATGCAGGGATTGAGAAATGGACTAAGATATGGGGAAAATTTATCAAATATTTAA
- a CDS encoding substrate-binding periplasmic protein: protein MKKFIIIFAILIFFITSFGETIQVVTEEYPPFNYSEYGVIKGVSTDIVKAVFKEAGIDYNIKIYPWARAYKTTLIKKNQILYTTIKSKKREKLFKWVGPIVHIDLYIFKLKSRKNIIINSIEDINKYRIEGVRDDITTQYLQTFDKNIFITSNSEIGIKHLLEKHTDLFPYGGRVIYALMKKYNKDPNLIQKAYKLDALSTGGYMAFNKDTPDYLVKKLQNALDRIKKNGTYDKIFEKWNN, encoded by the coding sequence ATGAAAAAATTTATTATTATATTTGCTATATTAATATTTTTTATTACATCATTTGGAGAAACTATTCAAGTAGTAACAGAAGAATATCCACCGTTTAATTATTCTGAATATGGTGTTATTAAAGGAGTATCTACTGATATTGTAAAAGCTGTTTTTAAAGAAGCAGGTATTGATTATAATATTAAAATTTATCCTTGGGCTAGAGCATATAAAACTACTTTAATTAAAAAAAATCAGATACTTTATACAACAATAAAATCTAAAAAAAGAGAAAAGCTTTTTAAATGGGTTGGTCCTATTGTTCATATTGATTTATATATTTTCAAACTAAAATCCAGAAAAAATATTATAATTAATTCAATTGAAGATATCAATAAATATCGCATAGAAGGTGTCCGCGATGATATTACCACTCAATATTTACAAACATTTGATAAAAACATTTTTATTACTTCAAATTCAGAAATTGGAATTAAACATTTACTAGAAAAGCATACAGATTTATTTCCATATGGTGGTCGTGTTATTTACGCTTTAATGAAAAAATATAATAAAGACCCTAATCTAATTCAAAAAGCTTATAAATTAGATGCTCTTTCTACTGGAGGCTATATGGCATTTAATAAAGATACTCCTGATTATCTTGTTAAAAAATTACAAAATGCTCTTGATAGAATTAAAAAAAATGGGACTTATGATAAAATATTTGAAAAATGGAATAATTAA
- a CDS encoding ABC transporter ATP-binding protein, which translates to MEMIKLESVEKDYGNKKIMVRALKEINVNIPQGDFAVFAGPSGSGKTTLLNIVGAMDNVTSGKVFVAGKDITNLSIKEASNFRRDKIGFIFQSYNLIPVLTAYENVEFSLDLLGKFSKSEKKDKIEKILEEVGIQELRNRRPNEMSGGQQQRVAIARALVKKPMLILADEPTANLDSVTGEKILELMKKLNEEEKVTFLFSSHDQLIIDYAKRILWLRDGKIRKEEIK; encoded by the coding sequence ATGGAAATGATAAAATTGGAAAGTGTAGAAAAAGATTATGGAAATAAAAAGATTATGGTAAGGGCATTAAAGGAGATTAATGTAAATATACCTCAGGGAGATTTTGCAGTCTTTGCAGGGCCATCTGGCTCGGGAAAAACTACATTATTAAATATAGTAGGTGCAATGGATAATGTTACAAGCGGAAAAGTATTTGTAGCAGGAAAAGATATAACAAATTTATCAATAAAAGAAGCTTCAAATTTTAGAAGAGATAAAATAGGATTTATTTTTCAAAGCTATAATTTGATTCCAGTATTAACAGCTTATGAAAATGTAGAGTTTTCACTTGATCTGTTAGGTAAATTTAGTAAAAGTGAAAAAAAGGATAAAATAGAAAAAATATTAGAAGAAGTTGGAATACAAGAATTAAGGAATAGACGTCCAAACGAAATGTCAGGTGGACAACAACAAAGAGTAGCAATAGCAAGAGCATTAGTGAAAAAACCAATGTTAATATTGGCTGATGAACCAACTGCAAATTTAGATAGTGTAACAGGAGAAAAGATTTTGGAATTAATGAAGAAATTAAATGAAGAGGAAAAAGTTACATTTCTGTTTTCTTCCCATGATCAATTAATAATTGATTATGCTAAAAGAATTCTTTGGCTAAGAGATGGGAAAATAAGAAAGGAAGAGATAAAATGA